The Glycine max cultivar Williams 82 chromosome 12, Glycine_max_v4.0, whole genome shotgun sequence genome window below encodes:
- the LOC100806125 gene encoding COP1-interacting protein 7 yields the protein MDPNTRLDHALFQLTPTRTRCDLVVVGGGVSERLASGLLEPFLSHLKSAKDQISKGGYSITLRPPGGHPHWFTKATLQRFVRFISTPEVLERFVTIEKEIVQIEGSIQSSERSNLVAEAEGSISSADGRVKRSTTSSKMKDESSGTNEDGHEENSRVRLQRVLDNRKAMLCKEQAMAYARALVAGYYPESVDDLICFADAFGASRLREACINFLELCKQKNEDKLWIDEIAAMQAAAQPELPYLRTSGIILAGEDDTSSKLNGIVDASISESTPSHASLDIGQDYSLPASGQTPSTDGRAQISMSWPNHLPQYMHNFQGHPFQQMPPYQGYLYPGMQVPSSYHPGNMQWPPNVEDSNIVHHRDKDYHKSSYKKKKKKHFQAREQSEEDSSTASSDSSYESDSDDHSRQGRKHSSTEHQHKKKHGKKSSRKVVIRNINYITSNGDGEKGSATEGSLSNEEEYINVDSLKQQLEEPVGSFERRNKSSSRHHKKQHSAKHSGKLNGSTNADSNGMKGNNNWDAFQNLLLRDDDSTPDAGEKPMKFQEEYIGSQNFENGRSNEFNHEPDFSKTQAVSNDSFVVTERGFKGEGQNRVDNFKEGKDAPSLMRKSINSGEAMLFSQRIGESGSYSMSNLSGNGLESSLTKCQKEEDWFIINQSGKPGNENQNRDFSMFNGISNSSAATDSFHVEKNKKDIMTDDSFMIQARSSEDQFNSQSAADLSLVSDIVGATEFMNSTQEGSHNKTETLNSHEPDDLFMVLDRDSALEQSPRGTDTKTPGVKNGKVSSKEAKSKALNASLGKSKSDMTSRSKASPGSKTRVTKSKSEKEEENRKKKEELMIQRQKRIAERSASKKTGTKTSLTSAKKENPKIHPSNEETKKLQKPVIRNSTIERLATARVSQPKVSPSPAKSGPTKKPSLKANGVPLQKTTGTEKKKQAPKEVKSSSHKENEKKTNGEVLVGATNGQDKNEKEVSVALPMKSVPAQSVEPNNSNLGSKDNGELSKTSLEKHTTYWISEREHVHANVGQLHADPSLPNHDCALGGNQSRGEEVSNKLSLLPGDNKPRHITEVITSPTAALPSKPQTVSSVNSKVNQEIDESNTILPQVTEKQISTTPPPDNQVMMPEPVHSRKKWNTVEDNSKPAKGFRKLLFFGRKS from the exons ATGGACCCAAACACTCGTCTTGATCATGCCCTCTTTCAGCTCACTCCAACCAGAACCAG GTGTGAccttgttgttgttggtggAGGTGTGAGTGAAAGGCTTGCTTCTGGGCTGTTAGAACCGTTTCTTTCTCACCTCAAGAGTGCCAAGGATCAGATTTCCAAAGGTGGCTATTCCATCACTCTGCGTCCACCTGGTGGACATCCTCACTGGTTCACCAAAGCCACCCTCCAAAg GTTTGTTAGATTTATAAGCACCCCAGAAGTTCTAGAGAGGTTTGTGACAATAGAAAAGGAGATTGTGCAGATTGAAGGGTCGATTCAGTCAAGTGAGAGGAGCAATTTGGTGGCAGAAGCAGAAG GAAGCATTTCATCTGCTGATGGGCGTGTCAAAAGGTCAACAACTTCCTCTAAG ATGAAAGATGAATCATCTGGAACTaatgaagatggacatgaagAAAACTCCAG GGTTCGCCTTCAACGTGTTCTAGATAATCGTAAAGCTATGCTTTGCAAAGAACAAGCAATGGCCTATGCCCGTGCTTTAGTTGCAGGATATTACCCAGAATCTGTGGATGATCTAATATGTTTTGCTGATGCATTTGGAGCTTCACGTTTAAG GGAAGCATGCATTAATTTCTTAGAGCTGTGCAAACAAAAGAATGAAGACAAGCTCTGGATAGATGAGATAGCAGCCATGCAGGCAGCCGCTCAGCCTGAATTGCCATACTTGAGGACATCTGGAATCATACTTGCTGGTGAAGATGATACAAGCAGTAAACTAAATGGCATAGTTGATGCCTCAATTTCTGAGTCAACGCCAAGTCATGCAAGTTTGGACATAGGCCAAG ATTATAGCTTGCCGGCATCAGGTCAAACACCATCAACAGATGGAAGAGCTCAAATATCAATGTCCTGGCCAAACCATCTACCACAGTACATGCACAACTTTCAGGGtcatccatttcaacaaatGCCCCCATACCAAGGGTACCTCTATCCTGGTATGCAGGTTCCTTCTTCATACCATCCAGGGAATATGCAATGGCCTCCAAATGTGGAAGACTCTAATATTGTTCATCACCGAGACAAGGATTATCATAAATCATcatataagaagaagaagaagaaacatttTCAAGCACGGGAGCAGTCTGAAGAAGATAGCTCAACAGCATCCTCTGACTCTAGTTATGAGAGTGATTCAGATGACCATTCAAGGCAAGGTAGAAAGCACTCTTCAACAGAACATCAGCACAAAAAGAAGCATGGAAAGAAGTCCTCGAGGAAAGTGGTTATACGCAATATAAACTATATAACCTCTAATGGAGATGGTGAAAAAGGTAGTGCCACAGAGGGGAGTTTGTCCAATGAGGAAGAATATATCAATGTAGATTCCCTGAAACAACAGCTAGAGGAACCTGTAGGATCATTCGAGAGAAGAAACAAGTCAAGCTCCCGTCACCATAAGAAACAGCATAGTGCAAAGCACTCTGGCAAGCTAAATGGTTCAACTAATGCTGATTCCAATGGCATGAAAGGCAATAACAACTGGGATGCTTTCCAGAATCTTCTTTTGAGAGATGATGATTCTACTCCTGATGCCGGAGAAAAGCCTATGAAGTTCCAGGAGGAATATATTGGCAGTCAGAATTTTGAGAATGGAAGATCAAATGAATTTAACCACGAACCAGACTTTAGTAAAACTCAAGCAGTTTCAAATGATTCCTTTGTTGTGACAGAGAGGGGATTCAAGGGTGAGGGTCAAAACCGTGTTGATAACTTTAAGGAAGGAAAGGATGCTCCTTCATTAATGAGGAAAAGCATAAACTCAGGTGAGGCGATGTTGTTTTCTCAGAGAATTGGCGAATCAGGTAGCTATTCTATGTCAAATCTGTCGGGCAATGGCCTAGAATCTTCCCTCACTAAATGCCAGAAAGAAGAGGATTGGTTCATTATCAATCAGTCTGGTAAACCAGGAAATGAGAATCAAAACCGAGATTTCAGCATGTTTAATGGCATTTCCAATTCATCGGCAGCTACTGATTCTTTTCATGTAGAGAAGAACAAGAAAGACATTATGACTGATGACTCTTTCATGATTCAAGCTCGATCATCAGAAGATCAATTCAATTCTCAGTCAGCAGCTGATCTAAGTTTGGTTTCAGACATTGTTGGGGCTACTGAATTCATGAACAGCACACAAGAAGGTTCACACAATAAGACTGAaaccttaaattcccatgagcCTGATGATCTCTTCATGGTTCTTGACCGTGATTCTGCTTTAGAGCAAAGTCCG CGAGGTACTGATACAAAAACTCCTGGAGTGAAAAATGGGAAAGTTTCAAGTAAAGAGGCAAAGTCTAAGGCTCTAAATGCATCTCTTGGGAAAAGCAAATCTGATATGACGTCAAGAAGCAAAGCATCCCCTGGAAGCAAAACTAGAGTTACAAAGAGCAAATCTGAGAAG GAAGaggaaaatagaaagaaaaaggaggaaCTGATGATTCAGCGGCAGAAAAGAATTGCTGAAAGAAGTGCCTCTAAGAAGACTGGAACTAAGACTTCCTTGACTTCTGCAAAGAAAGAGAATCCTAAGATACATCCATCCAATGAGGAGACCAAGAAATTGCAAAAACCAGTCATCAGGAATTCCACCATTGAACGCCTTGCAACTGCCCGAGTAAGTCAGCCGAAGGTTTCACCAAGTCCAGCAAAATCAGGTCCAACCAAGAAACCATCCTTGAAGGCAAATGGTGTACCTTTGCAGAAGACTACTGGCACAGAAAAGAAGAAGCAGGCCCCAAAAGAAGTCAAATCTTCAAGTCATAAAgaaaacgaaaagaaaacaaatgggGAGGTTCTAGTAGGTGCCACTAATGGCCAggataagaatgaaaaagaagtcTCAGTAGCATTGCCAATGAAGTCTGTCCCTGCACAATCTGTCGAACCGAACAACAGTAATCTTGGTTCGAAAGACAATGGAGAGCTATCCAAGACATCATTAGAGAAACACACAACATATTGGATTTCAGAAAGAGAGCACGTGCACGCAAATGTTGGCCAGCTTCACGCCGATCCATCTTTGCCAAATCATGATTGTGCGTTGGGAGGAAATCAGTCAAGAGGTGAAGAAGTGTCAAACAAGTTATCTTTACTTCCTGGTGATAACAAACCTCGACATATTACTGAGGTGATCACAAGTCCTACAGCTGCATTACCCAGCAAACCCCAAACAGTTTCTTCTGTGAACTCAAAGGTTAATCAAGAAATAGATGAAAGTAATACTATCTTGCCTCAAGTCACTGAGAAACAAATTTCTACTACCCCTCCACCTGATAACCAAGTGATGATGCCAGAACCAGTCCACTCCAGGAAGAAATGGAACACTGTTGAGGACAATTCAAAACCAGCAAAAGGATTTCGTAAGCTTCTATTCTTTGGAAGAAAGAGCTGA
- the LOC100499677 gene encoding uncharacterized protein LOC100499677 precursor (The RefSeq protein has 1 substitution compared to this genomic sequence), whose product MASKLLLITVFVFDLIAFGLAVAAEQRRSTASIVPDNEKNYNYCVYNSDIATGYGVGAFLFLLVSQVLIMVASRCFCCGKPLNPGGSRACAVVLFIICWVFFIISEVCLLTGSVENAYHTKYRTIFGENPPSCETVRKGVFAAGAAFIFFTAIVSEFYYINYSRARESFQPYAGGETGVGMGTYK is encoded by the exons ATGGCTTCAAAGCTTTTACTCATCACTGTCTTCGTTTTTGATTTGATTGCTTTTGGACTGGCTGTGGCTGCTGAACAGAGAAGAAGCACT GCTAGCATTGTGCCGGACAATGAAAAGAATTATAATTACTGTGTCTATAACTCTGATATAGCAACTGGCTATGGTGTTGGAGCATTTTTGTTCCTCTTGGTTAGTCAAGTCCTGATAATGGTGGCAAGTCGATGCTTCTGTTGTGGAAAGCCTCTAAACCCTGGAGGATCAAGGGCCTGTGCAGTTGTCCTTTTCATAATCTGCTG GGTGTTTTTCATCATATCTGAGGTGTGCTTGTTGGCTGGATCAGTGGAAAATGCCTATCACACCAAGTACAGGACCATCTTCGGAGAGAATCCTCCGTCTTGCGAAACAGTTAGGAAGGGAGTGTTTGCTGCTGGTGctgcttttattttcttcactgCCATAGTTTCTGAATTCTACTATATCAACTACTCAAGGGCCAGGGAAAGCTTCCAACCTTATGCTGGTGGCGAGACTGGTGTAGGTATGGGAACCTACAAATGA